One part of the Engraulis encrasicolus isolate BLACKSEA-1 chromosome 17, IST_EnEncr_1.0, whole genome shotgun sequence genome encodes these proteins:
- the med1 gene encoding mediator of RNA polymerase II transcription subunit 1 isoform X3: protein MAAVSGVPIQSCSPARELSLTGPTGTSSSLTERVKVEEGSESEKQSKVTALLERLHAKHNASRPWQETCKVVRQAMEKRGGMNPAGHQLLLSCLETLQKALKVSSLPAMTDRLESIARQNMLNSHLSPGGTDCYITSDLFYVEVQLEPTGHPKDVKVAHHGENPASCPELIQHLREKNFEEFSKHLKGLVNLYKLPGDNKLKTKMYLALQSLESDLTKMMNMFRLATNATTVDTIVYGSVGLLSPRSGGQLVTLQCYVSPYDVFQEASGGQIFADANFPRSLGVSVSVTVEGTSAVYKLPIAPLITGSHPVDNRGTPSFSSVTNSNCVDLPACFFLKINKPMPFSYSFIQRMAIATGIPVFDTPPPLSSLYELIIQSQLQDEGEAGPLPANHNMRFYASLPGQPHCYFLNGSAPVQDGMSLRGAMVSRLPFRHPAQVPAILDIIRHQAAYNTLIGSCVKRTQLKEDTPGLLQFEVCPLTDSSFSVSFQHPVNESLVCVVMDVMDSRQVMCKLYKGMSDALICQDDFITKVVQRCMSIPVTMRAIRRKAETIQADTPALSLIAEEVESMVKKTLPSTGSPRYGLQGADGSNPMGLPGMGGGSTPTGGGPAGAGGPFSGPITSLFNAPRGGPPGAAVGVDAMGQGPGGNQSQQQQQQQLQQQQQQQQQQQAGQHGTDDFSKVTQNPILTSLLQITGNVGSPNAQNQSQNAPAQGGGAAATGGGSQPHQTPPPTSSPASNTKNHPMLMNLLKDNPSQDFAALYGSSPLERQNSSGSPRTDQLAQPPGHTGTGTGTTPGTKGKKKRPRDKGGASSMAPQHPQHSHHPTEDDFHRELFSMDVDASQNPIFDVNLPGDGLDTPHSITPAPSQCGTPPAGSGMPPYHPHGPPAHLQGAPSQSRAMRLSSSDSMGADLNINDILSDIPEQTTKTSSGGGSGGHSQHHLGGGGGGEDGGGSLGTPPRDSSSSGQGSGVFDSDLFNTNSNENPFSDAADLIAEAAAGGVAVGTPNSDASSTNFFPDAVDFNPELLSGQGSFSHNYFDDSSPSPDPGDLDLKGFGGGGSSQQNTPSSTPIPQNPSQGRNTPDPSLKDPFDMSMVFGGSSGGSSGGGKPLPGMAPDLGDPHPTSHSGGSQSPLLMGMGGPGGGGGGGGGGGSGSGEFKSGGDGKIKPQHMMRGKDDNGGGGGGLGGSGVGGPGSGGGSATGLGGGGGGGGGGMGVGSDGTKQVKRSRTPSSEGKPKDKPAKRKKLDPDGKSPSHSAGGAGGRPYTPPSMGSGSGMSGMGTSGGSKSPGSSSIGRSQTPPGGATPPIPKITIQIPKGAISGGKTSSSHGGYTTSSSSSGGGSGGAGGGGGGGGGGGGGSGGSKSHHSHSSSSSSSSSSSSSGKMKGNKMDGSMGQSGSSKPMGGGGGGGGGGGSGGGMGSQSKGSSQGMGGVGKPGTSPVTKHGMTGSGSGSGSGTGSGGSGGTGSGSNKMKPSQGGKPSGSSLMNPGMKPNISPSHSHSRTPGGADKMSSPLKHQQGQIRLALAQVPGTPPSSKAKSPIGSGGGGGGGGGSGGGGGGGSKSSSSASSGSGMGSQKQMGGGGSSNTSSSSSAGNNSSSGSAPFSSGSQPQYGGGGGGGGGGGGGGGGSGGGGGGGANNANNPNNPNAKGKSPSRNKKPSLIAVIDKLKNVGGGVVIGEELPEGPGCGGGGGGGVPPGGGVGGGPGGLPPGMVQGSGPKPPHMSGAQGSDYKRDKMLDKDGKVGKVSVSGGNSGEKKSMDSSKGSVGGVTGGGAVSSTGVAKIIISKPDGGSPSIKQKVTLQKPDGSGAGGCGIGGSDGGGMGGGVRMKASPSLFSGSTPKHDRSSPSHSHHSRSPGAYTPTLNAGDSGSESGSSVAEKSHHNSPSSDEDSQGPIRVALPTMQQPHQPPQPDYLGSMATGGGGGMGSSGGGLGEKHKKHKKEKKKQKERDRDRDRDRDRDRDRDRDREKKKSSMSMGGSSSHSMKDGGWSRSPISASDSLMGLSRPSPAYMRSEDDDLMDSALTGNLEPFK from the exons GAGAAGCGGGGTGGGATGAATCCTGCGGGACACCAGTTGCTGCTCAGCTGTCTGGAGACGCTACAGAAGGCCTTGAAAG ttTCATCTCTGCCCGCCATGACGGACCGCCTGGAGTCCATCGCCCGGCAGAACAT GTTGAACTCGCACCTGAGTCCAGGTGGGACGGACTGCTACATCACCTCTGACCTCTTCTACGTGGAGGTGCAGCTGGAGCCCACGGGACACCCCAAAGACGTCAAGGTGGCCCACCATGGAGAGAACCCAGCG AGCTGTCCTGAGCTGATCCAGCACCTCCG AGAGAAGAACTTTGAGGAGTTCTCCAAGCACCTGAAGGGACTAGTCAATCTCTACAAGCTGCCAGGGGACAA CAAGCTGAAGACTAAGATGTACCTGGCCCTGCAGTCTCTGGAGTCAGACCTCACCAAGATGATGAACATGTTCAG GTTGGCCACCAACGCCACCACAGTGGACACCATTGTGTACGGCAGCGTGGGGCTGCTGTCTCCGCGCTCCGGAGGGCAGCTGGTGACCCTGCAGTGCTACGTCTCCCCCTACGACGTCTTCCAGGAGGCCAGCGGCGGGCAGATCTTCGCAGACGccaact tcccTCGTTCTCTGGGTGTGAGCGTGTCTGTTACAGTGGAGGGAACGTCAGCCGTCTACAAGCTTCCTATCGCACCACTCATCACAGGGTCACACCCTGTGGACAACAgagg taccccctccttctcctccgtgACCAACTCTAACTGTGTGGACCTGCCGGCCTGTTTCTTCCTGAAGATCAACAAGCCCATGCCCTTCTCCTACTCCTTCATCCAGAGGATGGCCATCgccacag GCATCCCAGTGTTTGACACTCCACCGCCGCTTTCTTCTCTCTACGAGCTCATCATCCAATCACAGCTTCAGGACGAGGGGGAGGCCGGCCCTCTGCCCGCCAATCACAACATGCGCTTCTACGCC tcCCTCCCAGGCCAGCCGCACTGCTACTTCCTGAATGGCTCTGCCCCGGTGCAGGACGGCATGAGCCTGCGGGGGGCGATGGTGAGCCGGCTCCCCTTCCGCCACCCGGCGCAGGTGCCCGCAATCCTGGACATCATACGCCACCAGGCAGCCTACAACACACTCATCGGCAGCTGCGTCAAACGCACACAGCTGAAGGAGg acacTCCTGGGCTGCTGCAGTTTGAGGTGTGCCCGCTGACCGACTCCAGCTTCAGTGTGTCATTCCAGCATCCCGTCAACGAATCACTCGTCTGTG TGGTGATGGATGTGATGGACTCCCGGCAGGTGATGTGTAAGCTGTACAAGGGAATGTCAGACGCTCTCATCTGCCAAGACGACTTCATCACCAAGGTGGTACAGAG ATGTATGTCTATCCCTGTGACTATGAGAGCCATCAGGCGCAAGGCCGAAACCATCCAGGCAGACACACCAGCACTGTCTCTAATCGCAGAGGAG GTGGAGAGCATGGTGAAGAAGACGCTGCCCTCTACGGGTAGCCCCCGGTACGGCTTGCAGGGCGCTGACGGCAGCAACCCCATGGGTCTCCCGGGCATGGGGGGAGGCAGCACCCCCACAGGAGGGGGACCCGCTGGGGCCGGTGGCCCCTTCTCAGGGCCCATCACCTCCCTTTTCAACGCGCCCCGTGGGGGGCCCCCCGGAGCAGCAGTGGGGGTGGACGCCATGGGCCAG GGGCCTGGAGGTAACCAgagccaacagcagcagcagcagcagctccaacagcagcagcagcagcagcagcagcagcaagccggCCAGCACGGCACGGATGACTTCAGCAAGGTGACCCAGAACCCCATCCTGACCTCGCTGCTGCAGATCACGGGGAACGTGGGCAGCCCCAACGCCCAGAACCAGAGCCAGAATGCCCCTGCCCAGGGGGGAGGGGCCGCTGCCACTGGGG GTGGGTCTCAGCCCCACCAGACGCCCCCTCCCACCTCTTCCCCGGCCAGCAATACCAAGAACCACCCCATGCTCATGAACCTGCTGAAGGACAACCCCTCGCAG GACTTTGCAGCGCTGTACGGTTCTAGTCCGCTGGAGCGGCAGAACTCGTCCGGGTCGCCCCGAACCGACCAGCTGGCTCAGCCGCCGGGCCACACGGGTACCGGCACAGGCACCACCCCCGGCACCAAGGGAAAGAAGAAGAGGCCCAGGGATaaag GCGGTGCATCCTCCATGGCCCCCCAGCACCCGCAGCACTCGCACCACCCGACGGAGGACGACTTCCACCGTGAGCTCTTCTCCATGGACGTGGACGCCTCGCAGAACCCCATCTTCGACGTCAACCTGCCCGGCGACGGCCTGGACACGCCGCACAGCATCACGCCCGCGCCGAGCCAGTGTGGCACGCCGCCCGCTGGCTCCGGCATGCCGCCCTACCACCCGCACGGACCGCCCGCACACCTGCAG GGGGCGCCATCCCAGTCCCGAGCCATGCGCCTGTCCAGCTCTGACAGCATGGGTGCGGATCTCAACATCAACGACATCCTGTCTGACATCCCCGAGCAGACCACCAAGACCAGCAGTGGCGGAGGAAGTGGAG GTCACAGTCAACATCACCTTGGCGGCGGAGGTGGTGGGGAGGACGGGGGCGGCTCGCTGGGCACCCCGCCTCGCGACTCATCCAGCTCGGGCCAGGGCAGCGGCGTCTTCGACTCGGACCTCTTCAACACCAACAGCAACGAGAACCCCTTCTCCGACGCGGCAGACCTGATTGCCGAGGCGGCGGCCGGTGGTGTCGCCGTGGGAACACCCAATAGCGACGCCTCGTCCACCAACTTCTTCCCCGACGCCGTGGACTTCAACCCCGAGCTGCTGAGCGGACAGGGCAGCTTCTCCCACAACTACTTTGACGACAGCTCGCCCag CCCAGATCCAGGAGATTTGGATCTGAAGGGCTTCGGTGGTGGCGGGAGCAGCCAACAGAACACCCCGTCCAGCACCCCGATCCCCCAGAATCCCTCCCAGGGCCGCAACACCCCGGACCCCTCCCTCAAAGACCCATTTGACATGAGCATGGTGTTCGGTGGCAGTAGTGGCGGCAGCAGCGGCGGAGGAAAGCCTCTCCCGGGAATGGCCCCCGATTTGGGGGACCCGCACCCCACTAGCCACTCCGGGGGGAGCCAGAGCCCCCTCTTAATGGGCATGGGaggcccaggaggaggaggaggaggaggaggaggtggtggcagtggcagcggGGAGTTTAAGAGCGGAGGAGACGGCAAGATCAAACCACAGCACATGATGAGAGGAAAGGACGACAacgggggaggaggtggtgggctgGGGGGTTCTGGAGTCGGGGGTCCCGGTAGTGGTGGGGGCTCGGCCACGGgtttgggaggaggagggggtggcggcggcggcggcatggGCGTAGGCTCCGATGGTACAAAGCAGGTGAAGCGTAGCCGCACGCCATCGAGCGAGGGCAAGCCTAAGGACAAGCCGGCCAAGCGCAAGAAGCTGGACCCGGACGGGAAGTCCCCTTCTCACAGCGCCGGTGGTGCCGGTGGTCGCCCTTACACCCCGCCCAGCATGGGCTCCGGTTCCGGAATGTCTGGAATGGGCACTTCGGGAGGATCTAAATCGCCAGGCAGTTCTAGCATTGGGCGTTCTCAGACTCCGCCGGGCGGAGCGACGCCGCCCATCCCCAAGATCACCATCCAGATTCCCAAAGGGGCAATCTCAGGAGGCAAGACGTCCTCCTCGCACGGCGGCTACACCACCTCCAGCAGCTCTTCTGGAGGTGGCTCTGGGGGagcgggagggggaggaggaggaggaggaggaggaggaggcggctcaGGCGGGAGCAAAAGCCACCActcgcactcctcctcctcctcctcctcgtcctcctcctcctcctcagggaaGATGAAGGGCAACAAGATGGATGGATCCATGGGGCAGAGCGGTAGCTCCAAGcctatgggtggtggtggtggtggtggaggaggagggggcagtgGTGGCGGGATGGGATCCCAGTCCAAGGGCTCCTCGCAGGGCATGGGCGGCGTGGGCAAGCCCGGCACTTCGCCCGTCACCAAGCATGGCATGACTGGATCCGGCTCGGGGTCCGGGAGCGGCACAGGATCTGGCGGCAGCGGCGGGACCGGCAGCGGCAGTAATAAGATGAAGCCCAGCCAAGGCGGAAAGCCATCGGGGTCGTCGCTGATGAACCCAGGCATGAAGCCCAACATCTCCCCCTCACACTCGCACTCCCGGACACCAGGGGGAGCTGACAAGATGTCCTCCCCACTCAAGCACCAGCAGGGACAG ATCCGCCTTGCCTTGGCACAGGTACCCGGCACCCCGCCCTCCTCCAAAGCCAAGTCTCCCATCGgttcaggaggaggtggaggaggaggaggaggttcgggtggcggagggggaggagggtccaagtcctcctcctcggcctcctCCGGTAGTGGCATGGGCTCCCAGAAGCAGATGGGTGGAGGAGGTTCCTCCaacacctcctcatcctcctcagctGGTAACAACTCCTCCTCAGGCTCGGCCCCTTTTTCCTCGGGTAGCCAGCCGCAgtatgggggaggagggggaggtggtgggggagggggaggaggaggaggtggttcaggtggaggaggaggaggcggtgcaAACAATGCCAACAACCCCAACAACCCCAACGCAAAAGGGAAGTCCCCTAGCCGCAACAAGAAGCCCTCCCTCATTGCAGTGATCGACAAGCTGAAGAACGTCGGCGGCGGGGTGGTTATCGGGGAGGAGTTGCCTGAGGGCCCTGgctgcggtggaggaggag GTGGAGGGGTGCCTCCTGGTGGGGGTGTAGGTGGTGGGCCTGGGGGTCTTCCTCCGGGTATGGTCCAGGGGAGTGGCCCCAAACCCCCACACATGTCTGGTGCACAGGGCAGCGACTACAAACGAGACAAGATGCTGGATAAGGACGGCAAGGTGGGCAAGGTGTCCGTCTCCGGGGGCAACAGCGGCGAGAAGAAGTCCATGGACTcctccaag GGTTCCGTAGGAGGTGTGACCGGAGGCGGGGCAGTGAGCAGCACAGGCGTGGCCAAGATCATCATCAGCAAACCGGACGGCGGATCCCCCAGCATCAAGCAGAAAGTCACGCTGCAGAAGCCCGACGGCAGCGGAGCCGGGGGGTGCGGCATAGGGGGCTCGGACG GTGGTGGTATGGGTGGTGGGGTGAGGATGAAGGCGTCTCCGTCTCTGTTCAGCGGCTCAACGCCAAAGCACGACCGCAGCTCGCCCAGCCACAGCCACCACAGCCGCTCGCCCGGCGCCTACACGCCCACGCTCAACGCCGGAGACAGCGGCAGCGAATCAGGAAGCTCCGTTGCTGAGAAGTCACACCAT AATTCCCCCAGCTCTGATGAGGACAGCCAGGGTCCTATCCGCGTGGCGCTCCCCACCATGCAGCAACCCCACCAGCCGCCGCAGCCCGACTACCTGGGCTCTATGGCAACCGGCGGTGGAGGGGGCATGGGCTCGAGTGGCGGAGGACTCGGGGAGAAGCATAAAAAAcacaagaaggagaagaagaagcaaAAGGAGCGGGATCGTGACCGTGACAGAGACCGTGACAG GGATCGGGATCGTGATCGCGACCGCGAGAAGAAGAAGTCGTCCATGTCCATGGGCGGCTCGTCGTCTCACAGCATGAAGGACGGCGGCTGGTCACGTTCGCCCATCTCTGCGTCGGACTCGCTCATGGGCCTGTCGCGGCCCAGCCCCGCCTACATGCGCTCGGAAGACGACGATCTCATGGACTCCGCCCTCACCGGCAACCTTGAGCCCTTCAAGTAA